ATTTTAAAGAGCCAGCTCAACAGCGTCTAACACGGTTTGATGATCTTCACCAACCAGAACAGTTACCATACAAATTCCTGAGCAATCTGGGAATTGTGTTTCTGGGAAATTATTTTTGAAATTATCAACCTCACGACTATCTCCCCCATCTTTAGGATGTATAACCACAATAGCGGCCATGTCTCCAAAAGGAACTCCAAAATGTTCCCCTAAATCGAATCCAGATTCAGCTATCGCATCCAAAACTGGGGTGTGGTTGTCACTAAGCAAAACGATAATTAATGGGACACCTTGTTCTTCCGCATGCTGTAGAGCCTCTTCATAATTTTGAAATACTGCAGTAGATCCTTGTTGTTCTACAGCTACTGGTGAAACCGCGGGCTCATCCCCACCCAAAACAAGTTGAGATGGCAAGATTAAACATGATAACAAAGCTAATAAGATACGCATAAAACTACTCTTCAAAATTAAAATGATTGCAAGAGTAGCAAAGAATATAGAAAAAAGATATCCCGATTTTAAAAATAATACTCAGGATATCTTTTCAAGTTGATTTTCAGTTATTAAATGAGTTTGTTTGCGATGAAATCTTCTGTTTTTATCAACGGTGAAAATCTTGCACGATGAATAGCTTCTTTCTCAGGAAGATTAATGGGAGTTATATCCATAATGTTATCTTGACCTGATCCCACAGATATTGTGATTAGGAAGGATCCTTTAAGATTACTTGTTTCGGGGAATCTATCCTGGAATTTGCTAATTTCTTCGAGCATAGGTTCAGGAATTGGAGGGTAGATTAAGAGACTAATTCCTAGAGGGCTAAGAACAACAAAATTAGCGTAGTTACCTAACACAGAACCTTCCATTGTGAACGCCATTTCTTGCAAATCACAAAAAGCTATGGTATCCGGGTCACTCATTAAAACAATGATGGTATTCTTCCCGGATTTTCTGGTTTGTTCCAAACAATCGCCATAGCAATAGAATACAGACGGATGCTTATTCTCTATTTGCTCTTCCTGTTTCTGGCCTTCTTCATCATTTGCCGATGCGGAAGAAGTTCCACATCCAATGGCTGGAATAGCTAATAAAAGTGAAAGTAGGGTTAACAATATACGCACGGTAAGCCTCCATTGCTAATTCGATGAAAATATTGAAGACGAGCGTATCAAACCCTTAGTTTTAAAAACAGTACAATTGAAAACAAGATTCACAATTATTGAAACCAAACAGATGAAATAAATATTTTATTAATAGTTATAACTATTAGGAAACGCTTTATAGTATGTTTGGGATCAATAGTTATTATTTTATATCTCGTCGAGACAGTAAGGTATCGTCGTACAAACCTCTTCCTTACCAGAGTGAAGAGCAACGAAAAGCACACAAGGCTTTTCAAGATCTAAATCTGGGAAGTGATATCGAAAATCGGCCATATGAGACATCATGGGATCCATTTTAGGATAAAAATCTTTAGGACTAACGAGACCAGGCTGTAAAATAACGAAATTGCACATAGAGGCTATATCTTCTGGAAAGCATTGACGTATTTTTGTCATATCATCCCAGCGAGGCTCTGGAGAAGGGTTGAAGAATACAAACACTCCCCACTTGTGATTCTTTTTAGCGTCTTCTTTTGCGGCGTGGTAGGAATAGTATATCTTTTCTCCGCTATCAAGAATGCAAAAGAGAGGAATAGTGAACTTATCAGAATTGCTACCCACTTCTTCACATGTGTAGGAAGAATTTGCTCCCCAGCTGGGAAGACATGCAGATAAACAAAAAATAAAAAAACTAAAACGGATCATTTAATATACTTACCCTATAAATTAAAAAACAAAATACCAAGATTCTTATAATTAATAATATAAGATCTCGGCTTGAATATAATAGAATAGAGGAAATAAAAAATCACTATTTGTGAGGACGCGGTTTACACCACGCCATTTCTTGAAATTAGGGTTTCTAACTCTACAGCCTGCTGACTCTGCCATTCATTAAGTAAAATAGATGCCCCGTAGCCAAGACCCGCTGCATTTGCAAAATCACTAACCCGAACAGCTAAAGAACAGGCCCGCACCGCGGCTAACCCCGCAGCTTCGGTAATGATGATGCCCCGCGTGCGATTTGAATTTACCACCATACTGCCGCAGCATAGTACCCAGGCAACTATCGGTAAAAGAAACTTGAAAGCTCTCATAAAAACCAACAAATTAATAAATTAACAAGGCAATATTTTATATTAAACTTATTAATTTTTCAATCTTTACAAAAAGTTAACAATTATAAATTAATAAAGTTAATTATCTTGCGGATCTAAGAGAGTAATAATAACCTTGTCTTTACGTAAGCGGACGTAGTCCTCTAGAATAGAGACAGTTTGGTTCTCAGGCTTTTTTGACTGTCCCGAGAGAGGATGACGTTGTTCTCGCCACTGACGATCAGCAAGTCTTTGTAAAGATTGTATAAACACAGTTTCTAAGCAATCCGTATTCATACGACGTTTTATGAGCAGGTCTATAATTACCTTGTCTTCTAGTAGAGGGAGGGCATCATCAATAGGAAGATTACTCTGGTGCTCTTCATAGTGTTCAATAAGTCGAGAAAATAGCTTACGACACTCAGGATGCTTGAAATCCATTGAAGTGAAGTAACTCTTTGCCGTGTGGGGAATACTTAAGTTATGAGGCTTGCAAAATAGCATGCAACGCAGGATGTCCGTTTCCATGATAATATCGGAATGAATTTTTGGTAATTTCTCCTTTTTGGCTACTTGTGCTTTTACTGGGGTTATGCCGGATTCCAGTTTTGCTAAAGAAAATACCATACTCTCAGGAATCATCATCAGCGAGGCTAGCTGTTTGAGATGCTCATAAACTATAATGGGGTTCCCCCATTTCTTAATTTGCGTGATAGACTCTTCGATTACGTTTGCTTTTTCCCTTGGGGAAAAGTTCGGATATGAGCGGATCTTTTCACTTATAAGAAAAGTGAGGTAGTCCTCACTTTGATCGAGGAGCTCCCCTAAAGCGCCAGCTCCTTTATGTATTAGAAACGAATCGGGATCTTGACCTTCGGGTAAGCGACAAACCATAACAGCGATGCCTACTGTTTGGCACATATCTCCAACACGAATTGCAGCTTTTATACCTGCGGGATCGCCATCAAATAACAGGTACGCTTTAAGAACACCAAGTTTGGTTAATTCTTTTACATGATCTTCCGTAAATGCGGTTCCCTGGGCTGCGAGGGTGCAATTAAACCCTGAATCTATCATCTGTAGGCAATCGGCCTGACCTTCAACTAAAATAACACGCTTTTCTTTTGAGATTCTTCTTCGTGATAGGTGAAGTCCAAAAAGGGCTCGGGATTTTTTAAAAATAATTGTCTCTGGAGTATTCACGTACTTACTTCCTCGTGTACTCTCCAAAAACTTTCTTGATGAAAATCCTATAATATTTCCCAAGGCATCATGAATAGGAAAGATAATTCTACGAGAGAATAAAAACCATTTGTTCCCTATGAATCCGGCATCCTCAAGCTGTTTTTCTAAAATATCTTTTTCCTGCATTGCCTGAACAAAAAAAGATTGTTCTGGGGCATAGCCTAAATGAAAACGATCTATTGTATCTGGTGAAAAACCGCGGTGATATAGATACTGCAAAGCTTCCCTACCCTCGGGAAGCTGGTATAAACAATAGCGAAACAGCTTTTCTGCTTCGCTATTAATTCGTCGCAATTCGTCTTTCGCCTCTGTAGGGAAGGGCGATTGCGTATCTTTAGCTTTAACAACCAGGTCTACATGAAATTTTTTTGATAAAGTAAGAACAGCCTCGCCAAATGAATACCCCAAATGGTTCATGAGAAAGCTAATAGCATCTCCATGAGCTCCACAACCAAAGCAATGGTAATAAGCACCCGTAGGGTTAATAATAAAAGAAGGAGTTTTCTCTACATGAAAAGGGCAGCAAGCTTTATAGGTTGATCCGCTCCTTTTTAAATGGAGATGATCTGAAAGCACTTCGATTATATCGATGCTATGTCTAAGATTATCTAAACTTTCTTCTGTGTACATGATTATAAGCTTATGCTGTTCCCTGGTTATGCCATATTTACCTGTTTAAAAGAAAGACGGCTCATTGGATCCGTGGACAATAAAATTCTAGAGAAACCCATATTGATCCCGAAGAATAAATATAGTAATCTAGCGATCTAACGCATAGGAAAATTCGGCAAAATTTCTGGGGTCTTTTGCCTGAGTTTGCTAATCTACCTAAACTAGCTACCGAACTTATGAAGTGCCAGAATTTTGGCAAGCTCGCATTTCAAGTGAATTAGGTTAACTTCTAGGTAATACTTTTTTCAAAGAAGAATTATGACATCAAAAAAACCTACACCTATGATGAAGCAGTGGCACCACTGTAAGGAGCAAGCTGGGGAATCTCTTCTTTTCTTTCGCATGGGAGATTTCTACGAAGCCTTTTATGATGATGCCGTTTTACTTTCTCAACATCTAGATCTTACTCTCACGCAACGTCAAGGAATTCCTATGAGTGGGGTTCCTGTAGCGACGATCAATAACTACATAGATCGTTTAATCAGCAAGGGTTTTAAAGTTGCCGTAGCGGAGCAGTTTGAAGAAGCTTCCGATAATAAAGGAAAATCAGAACCCCTCGCTAGGGAATTACAAAGGGTCATCACTCCTGGGACTCTCCTCTCTTCGACTTTACTTCCTGAAAAGGCAAATAATTACATTATTTCTTTAAATCGTGTAGGAACACTGTTTGGTTTTTCCTGTTTAGATTTTTCTACAGGATCGTTTCTCCTTCACGAATACGACGACATGAAATGTCTAATTGATGAAATTTGTCGTTTAGCCCCTAAAGAAATTTTAAGCTGCGATAAATTTTATAAAAAGCATTCCGATGTTATTCAAAAAATCCAACAACACTTAAAACTGACTTTATCCGTATATTCTGATTGGGCTTTTGAACATCAATTTGCCACTCAGAAGCTATCGTCTCATTTCAAGGTTTCTTCACTGGATGGGTTTGGGCTTAAGGGCCTGGTTCCAGCTATTAATGCTGCAGGAGCTTTACTTTCTTATTTACAAGATAAATTACTTTTACCTGTTGAACATATCTCCATACCCAAAACACACGGAAAACAAAAACACCTACTGATAGACACCTCCTCCCAGGTAAATCTCGAGCTTTTAACTCCCATTCACGATCCTCAAGGGAAAAGCTCTCTGCTTCATGTTATGGAGCGTACTAGCACCCCCATGGGAGGAAGATTATTACGTCAGACTTTAGTAAGTCCTTTTTATGATCAAAAAGAAATTTCGCTGCGTCAGGATGCTGTAGAATTCCTTTTAAACCGTTCAGAATTGAGAAAAAACCTTAGATCTTTTCTTTCTCAGGTACGTGATCTTGAACGTCTAACTACGAAAATTACCACTTCACTAGCAGGACCGAAAGACATAGGAATGCTTCGCGACTCATTAACTGCAAGCAAGCGCATTTGCGAACTACTTTCTCCTTTACGTTTACCAGAATTTTTCCGAGGAAGGTTCACACCTCCCGAGGGCATAACTTCACTTTTAGATCTGCTTTCTAATTCTCTATTAGAGGAGTTGCCATTAAGAATTTCTGAAGGAAATATCTTCACTGACGACTATCATCCCGATCTTAAGCGTTTACGTTACACTCGAGAAAATTCAAAAGAGTGGTTATGGCAATACCAAGAAACTATTCGCCTGCAAACAGGAGTAAAAAAGCTTAAAGTTTGTTACTCGCAAATTCTTGGCTATTACATAGAAGTTAATAGTGATTTAGCTCCTCTACTTCCTAAAGAGTTTATTCGTCGTCAATCTCGCCTACATGCTGAGAGATTCACAACTGAAGAGCTGCAGCAATTTCAAGATGACATGCTTAATGTTTCTGATAAGTTACAAGATTTAGAAACCAAGCTATTTAAAGAGTTATGTTCTCGGATTCTACAACAACGTGAGTTCATTTTAAATTTATCTCAGGTAATTGCTGACACCGATTATATTTTATCTCTTGCTGACCTTGCTGCGGAATATGGCTACTGCCGCCCTGTTGTTGATCATAGCAATGCTTTATCTGTAATAAAAGGGATGCATCCTGTTGCTCAGACTCTTTTAGACAAAGGGGCTTTTATTCCTAATGACATAAAAATGGACAGCTCAGCAACGCGGATGATTTTAATTACTGGGCCGAATATGGCTGGGAAATCTACATACATCCGTCAGGTAGCTTTGATTGTCATTATGGCACAAATGGGTTCGTTTGTTCCTGCAAAATCTGCTCATATCGGCATGATCGATAAGATTTTTACCCGAATAGGCGCTGGGGATAATTTATCCAAAGGCATGTCTACATTTATGGTAGAAATGGCAGAAACTGCAAATATTCTTCACAATGCTACGGATCGCTCTTTAGTTATTCTTGATGAAGTTGGTCGCGGGACCAGTACTTACGATGGATTAGCAATTGCACAATCGGTTGTGGAGTATCTCCTATTCACTGAAGGAAAAAAATCTAAAACTCTATTTGCCACGCACTATAAAGAACTTACAGATTTAGAAAATCACTGTCCTCACGTAGAAAATTTCCACGCAGGTGTAAAAGAAAATGGTGGGCAACCGGTATTTCTATATGAAATCCTCAAGGGGCATTCTCAAAAAAGTTTTGGCATACACGTAGCTAAGCTTGCTGGGTTTCCTCTTTGTGTGGTATCGAGAGCTCAACAAATCTTACGTCAATTAGAGGGCCCTGAGTCAGCTTCTCGACCAACCCAAGAAAAAGTGCAGCAGCTCACGTTATTTTAGCCATGCGTGTGAAGGATTTTTCTCCGAAACTTATTCCCACATCTCCGGGTGTTTATCTTATGAAAGACGCTGCTGGGGAGGTTCTTTATATTGGCAAAGCCAAAAATCTGCGTAATCGGATAGCTACATACTTTCAAAAGCAAGGGGATTCTCGAGAGAGAATCCCTTTCTTAATGAAAAAAACTACGGATATTGAAACGATTTTAGTTTCTAATGAAACTGAAGCTCTTCTTTTAGAAAATAATCTCATAAAAAAATATCATCCGAAATATAACGTCTTATTAAAAGATGATAAAACGTTTTTTTGCTTAGCGATATCTCTAACGCATCCTTGGCCAAAAATAGATGCCATTCGCACAAAAGCAATTACCTCGTCAAAAAAACAGATAATTTTTGGCCCTTATGTTAGTGCTGAAGCTTGTCGCACCCTTTTAGAAGTGATTAGCCAGTGGTTCCCACTACGGACATGTTCTAATCGTGAATTTGCCACTAGGAAGCGCCCCTGCATCCTTTATGAAATGAAACGTTGCCTTGCTCCTTGTGTAAACTTATGTTCTCACGAAGAATATGAAGAAACCCTGAAGAAAGCAGTGTTATTTTTAAAGGGTAAAATTACAGATATTATTCATGATTTAGAACAATCCATTCAGAAGGCTTCAGAAGAGCAAAAATTTGAACAAGCTGGAATGTATTATCGAACATTGAAGTTAATCCAACAGGCAATGGCAAAGCAACATGTTGAGAAGTTTCATTTTCAAAATATTGATGCTATTGGCTTGTATAGAAAATACCAGGAAGCAGTGATTACTGTACTGACAGTACGTTCAGGGAAACTACTTGGAGCGCGTCATTTTCTCTTTTCTGAAAACGCTCAAGAAGATCCTGATCTACTCTCTTCATTTATTTTACAATACTATGCAAATCAGCCGCATATCCCTAAGGAAATTCTCACTCCGATTCCTTTAAAAATTCCTGATTTACCTCAGTTATTAAATCAAGACTCCCCTCCACATGTAAGATCTCCAAACACGGGGTATGGAAAAGAACTATTAAACTTAGCTAAGAATAATGCTGAGCTACATGCGGAAACGGCTTCTTCATCTTCATTACTACCGTATGAGGAGATGAAAAAAATCCTTAAATCTCCTGATTATCCCTACCGGATAGAATGCTATGACAATGCTCACCTGCAGGGCTCTCATGCTGTTGGCGTCTACATTGTTTATGAAAATGATGCTTTATCTCCTAAGGATTATAGGACATTTTCCATTTCCTCTACTCATAATGACCTTGCAGCCTTTCATGAGGTGCTTTCTCGTCGTTTTAACTCCCTTTCATCTACTTTACCGGATATGATTGTGATAGATGGAGGACGTACTCAATTCTCTCAGGCAAAAAAAACATTAAAAGGGCTCAACCTTACGGGAATTCAGGTTGTTTCTATTGCTAAAGAGGCAAGCAACCACAGTGGATCATTGAGAAATGAAAAGTTATTCTGCGATACTTTCCCTCAGGGGGTAAAGCTACCACCGACTTCTAAGTTACTACAATTTTTTCAGAAACTACGTGATGAGGCACATAGATTTGCCATTAGTAAACATCGTAGAAAGCGTAGTAAGGATCTTTTAGCACCTCAAGAAAAAATCCCAGGTATTGGAGAGG
This window of the Chlamydia sp. BM-2023 genome carries:
- the uvrC gene encoding excinuclease ABC subunit UvrC, with the translated sequence MRVKDFSPKLIPTSPGVYLMKDAAGEVLYIGKAKNLRNRIATYFQKQGDSRERIPFLMKKTTDIETILVSNETEALLLENNLIKKYHPKYNVLLKDDKTFFCLAISLTHPWPKIDAIRTKAITSSKKQIIFGPYVSAEACRTLLEVISQWFPLRTCSNREFATRKRPCILYEMKRCLAPCVNLCSHEEYEETLKKAVLFLKGKITDIIHDLEQSIQKASEEQKFEQAGMYYRTLKLIQQAMAKQHVEKFHFQNIDAIGLYRKYQEAVITVLTVRSGKLLGARHFLFSENAQEDPDLLSSFILQYYANQPHIPKEILTPIPLKIPDLPQLLNQDSPPHVRSPNTGYGKELLNLAKNNAELHAETASSSSLLPYEEMKKILKSPDYPYRIECYDNAHLQGSHAVGVYIVYENDALSPKDYRTFSISSTHNDLAAFHEVLSRRFNSLSSTLPDMIVIDGGRTQFSQAKKTLKGLNLTGIQVVSIAKEASNHSGSLRNEKLFCDTFPQGVKLPPTSKLLQFFQKLRDEAHRFAISKHRRKRSKDLLAPQEKIPGIGEVKRKRLLQKFKSWKRVMEATQGELETIPGITKKDIKQLLIKQTKDTKALED
- the dnaG gene encoding DNA primase, translated to MYTEESLDNLRHSIDIIEVLSDHLHLKRSGSTYKACCPFHVEKTPSFIINPTGAYYHCFGCGAHGDAISFLMNHLGYSFGEAVLTLSKKFHVDLVVKAKDTQSPFPTEAKDELRRINSEAEKLFRYCLYQLPEGREALQYLYHRGFSPDTIDRFHLGYAPEQSFFVQAMQEKDILEKQLEDAGFIGNKWFLFSRRIIFPIHDALGNIIGFSSRKFLESTRGSKYVNTPETIIFKKSRALFGLHLSRRRISKEKRVILVEGQADCLQMIDSGFNCTLAAQGTAFTEDHVKELTKLGVLKAYLLFDGDPAGIKAAIRVGDMCQTVGIAVMVCRLPEGQDPDSFLIHKGAGALGELLDQSEDYLTFLISEKIRSYPNFSPREKANVIEESITQIKKWGNPIIVYEHLKQLASLMMIPESMVFSLAKLESGITPVKAQVAKKEKLPKIHSDIIMETDILRCMLFCKPHNLSIPHTAKSYFTSMDFKHPECRKLFSRLIEHYEEHQSNLPIDDALPLLEDKVIIDLLIKRRMNTDCLETVFIQSLQRLADRQWREQRHPLSGQSKKPENQTVSILEDYVRLRKDKVIITLLDPQDN
- the mutS gene encoding DNA mismatch repair protein MutS, translating into MTSKKPTPMMKQWHHCKEQAGESLLFFRMGDFYEAFYDDAVLLSQHLDLTLTQRQGIPMSGVPVATINNYIDRLISKGFKVAVAEQFEEASDNKGKSEPLARELQRVITPGTLLSSTLLPEKANNYIISLNRVGTLFGFSCLDFSTGSFLLHEYDDMKCLIDEICRLAPKEILSCDKFYKKHSDVIQKIQQHLKLTLSVYSDWAFEHQFATQKLSSHFKVSSLDGFGLKGLVPAINAAGALLSYLQDKLLLPVEHISIPKTHGKQKHLLIDTSSQVNLELLTPIHDPQGKSSLLHVMERTSTPMGGRLLRQTLVSPFYDQKEISLRQDAVEFLLNRSELRKNLRSFLSQVRDLERLTTKITTSLAGPKDIGMLRDSLTASKRICELLSPLRLPEFFRGRFTPPEGITSLLDLLSNSLLEELPLRISEGNIFTDDYHPDLKRLRYTRENSKEWLWQYQETIRLQTGVKKLKVCYSQILGYYIEVNSDLAPLLPKEFIRRQSRLHAERFTTEELQQFQDDMLNVSDKLQDLETKLFKELCSRILQQREFILNLSQVIADTDYILSLADLAAEYGYCRPVVDHSNALSVIKGMHPVAQTLLDKGAFIPNDIKMDSSATRMILITGPNMAGKSTYIRQVALIVIMAQMGSFVPAKSAHIGMIDKIFTRIGAGDNLSKGMSTFMVEMAETANILHNATDRSLVILDEVGRGTSTYDGLAIAQSVVEYLLFTEGKKSKTLFATHYKELTDLENHCPHVENFHAGVKENGGQPVFLYEILKGHSQKSFGIHVAKLAGFPLCVVSRAQQILRQLEGPESASRPTQEKVQQLTLF